From Mucilaginibacter inviolabilis, a single genomic window includes:
- the mgrA gene encoding L-glyceraldehyde 3-phosphate reductase, whose amino-acid sequence MTYLPSADRYKKMQYRRCGHSGIKLPAISLGLWHNFGHVDVTETYRKILHLAFDSGITHFDLANNYGPPPGSAEENFGRILKEDFRGYRDEMIISSKAGYTMWDGPYGDWGSKKYLVASLDQSLKRMGLEYVDIFYHHRPDPETPLEETMSALDLIVRQGKALYAGISNYPAAEAAKAITILKDLGTPCLIHQPKYSMFVRDPEEGLLDVLGNEGVGCIPFSPLAQGLLTNKYLHGIPEDSRAAKSTGFLQKDQVTPERIAQIKQLNDLALKRDQTLAQMALAWLLKDNRVTSVLIGASRAEQLADSLRALDNIVFSADELTQIEKILAS is encoded by the coding sequence CCGCCGCTGCGGCCATAGCGGTATCAAACTTCCGGCTATTTCGCTGGGTTTGTGGCACAATTTCGGACATGTGGATGTAACCGAAACCTACCGCAAAATTTTACACCTGGCTTTCGATAGCGGCATTACCCATTTTGATCTGGCCAATAATTATGGGCCGCCGCCGGGCTCTGCCGAAGAGAATTTTGGTCGTATTTTGAAGGAGGATTTCCGCGGCTACCGCGATGAAATGATCATCTCCAGCAAAGCCGGTTATACCATGTGGGATGGCCCTTATGGCGACTGGGGTTCCAAAAAATACCTGGTAGCCAGCTTAGATCAAAGCCTGAAACGCATGGGTTTAGAGTATGTTGATATATTTTATCATCACCGCCCAGATCCGGAAACCCCGCTGGAAGAAACCATGTCTGCACTTGATCTGATTGTTCGTCAGGGTAAAGCTTTATACGCTGGTATTTCCAACTATCCTGCTGCGGAAGCTGCCAAAGCTATCACGATATTGAAAGATCTGGGTACGCCATGCCTCATCCATCAGCCTAAATACTCCATGTTTGTACGTGATCCTGAAGAAGGCTTACTGGATGTGCTGGGTAACGAGGGTGTAGGTTGTATCCCATTTTCGCCATTGGCACAGGGATTACTGACCAATAAATACCTGCATGGCATTCCCGAAGATTCAAGGGCAGCCAAATCAACCGGCTTCCTGCAAAAGGACCAGGTAACACCTGAACGGATAGCCCAGATAAAACAACTGAATGACCTGGCCCTGAAACGCGACCAGACATTGGCACAAATGGCATTAGCATGGCTGCTGAAAGATAATCGCGTAACCTCGGTACTGATCGGTGCAAGCCGTGCCGAACAACTGGCCGACTCGTTAAGGGCGCTGGACAATATCGTATTCTCTGCTGATGAATTAACGCAGATAGAAAAAATATTAGCCTCCTAA